The following proteins are encoded in a genomic region of Labilithrix sp.:
- the lepA gene encoding translation elongation factor 4, translating to MPTTPQSKIRNFSIIAHIDHGKSTLADRILEVTGALTQREAREQFLDKLDIERERGITVKAQNVRLKFKAKDGETYQLNLIDTPGHVDFNYEVSRSLSACEGAILVVDSTQGVEAQTLANVYLAIDQGLEVIPVLNKVDLPSSDLDKTKQEIEQIIGLDTSDAVPCSGKTGVGVPEILEQIVEKCPPPKGNPDAPLRALIFDSWYDSYRGAMVMFRVVDGSIKRGDVVKFMSTKGQYEVTELGTFTPFSTALDEVGPGEVGFLAANIKSVHDTKVGDTITHPHGQTSREATDALPGFKEVKPMVFAGVFPTDASDYSALRDALEKLHLNDAAFNFEPDSSEALGFGYRCGFLGLLHMEIIQERLDREFNLDLITSAPSVVYHVFKTDGERVTVDNPTKLPAPQLIDRMEEPYVKLTIHVPQEYVGAAITLCQEKRGTQVNMTCPSADRYIIVYEVPFAEVLFDFHDKLKSVSRGYASMDYEFIDYRVGNLVKVDMLVNGDPLDALSIIVHKDRAYNRGRGLAEKLKEFVPQQQYEVAIQAAIGGKIIARETVRALRKDVTAKCYGGDISRKRKLLEKQKEGKKRMKQVGNVEIPQKAFLAILKVEQ from the coding sequence GTGCCGACGACGCCTCAGTCCAAGATTCGAAACTTCTCGATCATCGCGCACATCGACCATGGGAAGTCGACGCTCGCCGATCGCATCCTCGAGGTGACGGGGGCCCTCACGCAGCGCGAGGCGCGGGAACAGTTCCTCGACAAGCTCGACATCGAGCGTGAGCGCGGCATCACCGTCAAAGCCCAGAACGTCCGCCTCAAATTCAAGGCCAAGGACGGCGAGACCTACCAGCTCAACCTGATCGACACCCCCGGCCACGTCGACTTCAACTACGAGGTCTCCCGCTCGCTCTCGGCGTGCGAAGGCGCCATCCTCGTCGTCGATTCGACGCAGGGCGTCGAGGCGCAGACCCTCGCCAACGTGTACCTCGCCATCGACCAGGGCCTCGAGGTCATCCCCGTCCTCAACAAGGTCGACCTCCCCTCGAGCGATCTCGACAAGACCAAGCAGGAGATCGAGCAGATCATCGGGCTCGACACCTCCGACGCCGTGCCCTGCAGCGGCAAGACCGGGGTCGGCGTCCCCGAGATCCTCGAGCAGATCGTCGAGAAGTGCCCGCCGCCGAAGGGGAACCCCGACGCCCCGCTCCGCGCCCTCATCTTCGACTCCTGGTACGACTCGTACCGCGGCGCGATGGTCATGTTCCGCGTCGTCGACGGCAGCATCAAGCGCGGCGACGTCGTGAAGTTCATGTCGACCAAGGGCCAGTACGAGGTGACCGAGCTCGGCACCTTCACGCCCTTCTCGACCGCGCTCGACGAGGTCGGTCCCGGCGAGGTCGGGTTCCTCGCCGCCAACATCAAGTCCGTCCACGACACGAAGGTCGGCGACACCATTACGCATCCGCACGGCCAGACCTCGCGCGAGGCGACCGACGCGCTCCCCGGCTTCAAAGAGGTGAAGCCGATGGTCTTCGCCGGCGTGTTCCCGACCGACGCCTCCGACTACTCCGCCCTCCGCGACGCGCTCGAGAAGCTCCACCTGAACGACGCCGCGTTCAACTTCGAGCCCGACTCCTCCGAGGCGCTCGGGTTCGGGTACCGCTGCGGCTTCCTGGGGCTCCTCCACATGGAGATCATCCAGGAGCGCCTCGACCGCGAGTTCAACCTCGACCTCATCACGAGCGCGCCGTCCGTCGTCTACCACGTGTTCAAGACCGACGGAGAGAGGGTCACGGTCGACAACCCGACCAAGCTCCCCGCCCCGCAGCTCATCGACCGGATGGAGGAGCCCTACGTCAAGCTCACCATCCACGTCCCGCAGGAGTACGTCGGCGCCGCGATCACGCTGTGTCAGGAGAAGCGCGGCACGCAGGTCAACATGACCTGCCCCAGCGCCGACCGCTACATCATCGTCTACGAGGTCCCCTTCGCCGAGGTCCTCTTCGACTTCCACGACAAGCTGAAGAGCGTGTCCCGCGGCTACGCCTCGATGGATTACGAGTTCATCGACTACCGCGTCGGCAACCTCGTGAAGGTCGACATGCTCGTCAACGGCGACCCGCTCGACGCGCTCTCGATCATCGTCCACAAAGATCGCGCCTACAACCGCGGCCGCGGGCTCGCCGAGAAGCTCAAGGAGTTCGTGCCGCAGCAGCAGTACGAGGTCGCGATCCAGGCCGCGATCGGCGGCAAGATCATCGCCCGCGAGACCGTCCGCGCGCTGCGGAAGGACGTCACCGCGAAGTGCTACGGCGGCGACATCAGCCGCAAGCGGAAGCTGCTCGAGAAGCAAAAAGAGGGGAAGAAGCGGATGAAGCAGGTCGGCAACGTCGAGATCCCGCAGAAGGCCTTCCTCGCGATCCTCAAAGTCGAGCAGTGA
- a CDS encoding ribbon-helix-helix domain-containing protein: MRKKISTTIYVTPEQADKLKLLHDRTKVPVAVYIREGIDLVLRHYAHLLPGQLSLVETPESDSPRPPDVRERDALHSDAPPPIAAAGKK, translated from the coding sequence ATGCGGAAGAAGATCTCGACCACCATCTACGTGACGCCGGAGCAGGCCGACAAGCTGAAGCTCCTGCACGATCGTACGAAGGTGCCTGTCGCCGTCTACATCCGTGAGGGCATCGATCTCGTTCTGCGTCACTACGCGCACCTCCTTCCCGGCCAGCTCTCCCTCGTCGAGACACCGGAGAGCGACTCACCGCGCCCCCCCGACGTCCGCGAGCGCGACGCGCTCCACTCCGACGCGCCCCCGCCCATCGCCGCCGCCGGCAAGAAGTAG